One genomic window of Chlamydiota bacterium includes the following:
- a CDS encoding DNA-directed RNA polymerase, translating to MGFQQGGGFGDRPREKHKAVCADCKKECEVPFKPSGDRPVYCRDCFSKRKDSGR from the coding sequence ATGGGGTTCCAACAAGGTGGTGGGTTTGGTGATCGTCCAAGGGAAAAACACAAGGCGGTTTGTGCAGATTGTAAAAAGGAGTGTGAGGTTCCATTCAAACCCAGTGGAGATCGTCCAGTCTATTGTAGAGATTGCTTTTCAAAGCGCAAGGATAGCGGCCGCTAA